CTCCACGCCCGGCCTGGCCGATGAAGCCGCCGCCCTGCGCGCCGCCCTGCGCCGGCCCATCGACAGCCCGCCCCTGGCCGATCTGGTGCGACCGGGCGATTCGGTCGTCATCATCCACACCGACATTACCCGCGCTACGCCCAACGACCGTATATTGCCAGTGCTTCTGGCCGCGTTGGAAGGGGCGGGCGTCCGGCGGGGCGACATCACGCTGCTGAACGGGTTGGGCACGCACCGCCGCCAGAGCGAGGCCGAGTTGCGGGCGATGCTGGGCGCTGGGGTGGTGGACGACTATCGTTGCCTCCAACATAGCTGCTTCGACGAGGAAAATCTGGTTGGCCTGGGCGTGACTTCGCTCGGCCATCCCCTGCGCATCAACCGCGCCTATCTCGAAGCCGATGTCCGCATCCTCACCGGCTTCATCGAACCGCACTTCTTCGCCGGGTTCAGCGGCGGGCCGAAGGCCGTGTTGCCCTCGCTGGCCGGGACGGAGAGCGTATTCAGCAACCACGGCCTGGGCATGATCGGCCACCCACAGGCCACATGGGGCGTGACGGCGGGCAACCCCATCTGGGAGGAGATGGCAGAGGTGGCGCTGCTCACCCGTCCCACCTTCTTGCTGAATGTGGCGCTGAACACCCGCAAGCAGATCACGGGCGTCTTCGCCGGTGACATGCTGGCGGCGCACGCGGCGGGCTGCGAG
The sequence above is drawn from the Caldilineales bacterium genome and encodes:
- the larA gene encoding nickel-dependent lactate racemase, whose translation is MRLTLAYGRTGLTVDLPDDADILRPASTPGLADEAAALRAALRRPIDSPPLADLVRPGDSVVIIHTDITRATPNDRILPVLLAALEGAGVRRGDITLLNGLGTHRRQSEAELRAMLGAGVVDDYRCLQHSCFDEENLVGLGVTSLGHPLRINRAYLEADVRILTGFIEPHFFAGFSGGPKAVLPSLAGTESVFSNHGLGMIGHPQATWGVTAGNPIWEEMAEVALLTRPTFLLNVALNTRKQITGVFAGDMLAAHAAGCEFVRASSMVGVSQPYEIVLATNSGYPLDQNLYQAVKGMSAAAQIVREGGAIVIAAACADGLPDHGKYAALLAAGGSPQGVLDLISQPGFSEHDQWQVQIQAQIQLRAQVFVYSDGLSDGQITRALLTPCRDIPATLADLRRRFGPNARVCVLPDGPMTIPYRAPAQSG